In Vicinamibacterales bacterium, the genomic stretch AAGACGGTCACGTCCTCGTTCAGGAGCGCCTGGGACATGAAGGCCGGCACCGCCCGCCCGTCCTTCACGCGCATGCGCGGGCCGTAGGTGTTGAAGATGCGGACGATCTTCGCGTCGAGCCCGTGGTAGCGGTGGTAGGCGGTGGTGATGGCCTCGGCGAAGCGCTTGGCCTCGTCGTACACGCCGCGCGGGCCGATGGGGTTCACGTTGCCCCAGTAGGACTCCTTCTGCGGGTGCTCCAGCGGATCGCCGTAGACCTCCGACGTGGACGCGATCACGAACCGGGCACCCTTGGCCTTCGCGAGGCCCAGCGCGTTGTGCGTCCCCAGGGCGCCGACCTTCAGCGTGGGAATCGGCAGCTCGAGGTAGTCGATGGGGCTGGCCGGACTCGCCCAGTGCAGCACGTAGTCCACCGGGCCCTCGACGTTGATGTAGTTCGTCACGTCGTGCTTGATGAACTCGAACGGCCGGTTCTTGATGTGGGCGATGTTGGCGAGATCGCCGGTCAGCAGGTTGTCGATGCCGACCACCGCGTAGCCGCGGTCCAGCAGGGCGTCCGAGAGGTGCGAGCCGATGAAGCCCGCGGCTCCGGTGATGACGACGCGTTTCATTGAGGCGCTCTGGAGGAAGGGTCAGTAGGCGGGGCGCTGCGAGAACAGGCCGCGGACGAGCGTAAGCCACATGATCTTGAGGTCGAGCGAGACCGACCAGTTCTCGATGTAGTAGAGGTCGTATTCGATGCGCTTCTCGAGCGACGTGTTGCCGCGCCACCCGTTCACCTGCGCCCAGCCCGTGATGCCGGCCTTCACCTTGTGCCGCAGCATGTACTGCGGGATGCGGTGCTTGAACTGCTCCACGAAGTAGGGGCGCTCCGGGCGCGGGCCCACGATGGACATCTCGCCCTTCAGGACGTTGACGAACTGCGGCCACTCGTCGAGGTCCATCCGGCGCAGCCAGCGCCCGACACCGGTGGCCCGCGAGTCGTTCTCGTCGGCCCAGACGGGGCCTGTGTCGTGCTCGGCGTCGATGGGCATCGTCCGGAACTTGTAGACGGTGAAGGCGCGGCCGTCGAGGCCCATGCGCTCCTGCGAGTAGAAGACCGGCCCCGGCGAGCTGCGCTTGATCAGCCACGCGATGACCAGGCCCGGCAGGGCCATGACCGCGAGCGCGCCGGTCGAGATCACGATATCGAGCGCGCGCTTGACGAAGGCGTTGATGCCCTGCAGCGGCACGTCGTTCACGTTGATGACGGGCAGCCCGTCCAGGTCCTCCAGGCGCGCGCGCAAGGCGATGAACTGGAGGAGGTCGGGCACCACCTTCACGTCGAGGCACTCGCGGCTGGCGCCTTCCACCAGGTCGAGCATCTTCACGTGCTCTTCCATCGGGAGGGCGATGTAGAGGTGGTCGACCTGCTCCCGCACCGCGATCTCGGGGGCTTCGGCCAGCGTGCCGAGCAGGGGGACGCCGCGGTAGCCGAGGTGATCGCCGCCCGCGCGGTCGTCAACGAAGCCCACCACCACGTAGCCCAGTTCGCGGTGCTCGAACATGCGGTCCGCCACCATCCGTCCGAGCTCGCCCGAACCGGCGATGAGGATGCGCCGCAGGCCGAGGCCGGCCGTCCAGCGGCGCTCCATGAACTCGCGCACGAACTTCCGGGCCAGGTAGCCGAGGACGATGATGTTGACGAGGAAGATGGCCCAGACGAGCTGCGAGATCTCGTAGGCGCCGCGGCTCTTCAGCTCGTCGGGCACGTAGTAGGCCTGGAAGTACAGGGTGCCGACCACGCCGATGACGACGGCGAACACGCTGCCGACGAGCACGTTGAAGAACACGTCGATGCGCGAGCGTCCGCGTCGCAGGCGATACAGGCCCTGCAGGTGGAAGCCGAGCGGCACGACGGCGGCGATGAACGGAAGGACGTCGAGGTACTGCGTGAAGGGCGGCTGCCCCTTCGGGACGGGGAAGAGCCCCGAGTCGAACCGGAGGAGGTAGGCCAGGAGGAAGGCGACGACGCCGATGGCGGCGTCGGTGAGGACGTGGAGCGCGACGAGCAGGCGGTTGAAGCGCTTTACCATCGCGTCCCCGGGGCGGCCTGGAGTACCTCGTCGACGGCCCGGCGGAACTCGTCGCGGAACCGCTCGTGGCCGAAGCGCTCCGCGTGGGCCCGGATGCGGGGACCGTCCCAGGACGTGGCGGCGGCCCGGGCCAGGGCCTGCGCCCAGCTGTCCGTGTCGTCGCCCTCCACCAGGAGGCCGGTCTCGCCGTGCACGACCGTCTCGGTGGCGCCGCCTCGCGCGAGGGCGACCACGGGGCGGCCGGCGGCCTGCGCTTCGACGGGCACGATGCCGAAGTCCTCCTCGCCGGGCAGGAGGACGGCGATGGCCGAACGGTAGTGCGCGCGGACGGCGTCGTCGTCGAGCCGTCCCAGGAGGCGGATGGATCCGCCCAGCGCGGCGGCGCGCCGCTCGAGGCCCGCCCGCTCGGGGCCGTCGCCGATGATGTCGAGCGGCAGGCCCGCGCGGTGCGCGGCGTCGATGGCCAGTTCGAGACGCTTGTAGGGGACCAAGGCGGATACGACGACCAGTGCGCGGCCGGACTCGGGTGCGCCCGGCGTGAAGAACTCCGTGTCGACCGGCGGGAACACGACGGCCGACTCGCGATTATAGTAGAGCCTGATTCTCCGCGCAACATACTGAGAGATAGCGAGATAGCGGCTGGGCCGGCCGGACGTGGCCTGGTCCCAGCGCGCCAGCCGCGCCATCACCGGGCGGAGCGCGGCGCTGGCCAGCCGGCCCACCTTCTCCGGACCGAAGTAGGCGTCGAACTGGTCCCAGGCGTAGCGCATCGGCGTGAGGCAGTAGCAGACGTGCGGCACGCCCGCCGGCGCGACGACCGACTTGGCCACGCAGTGGCTGCAGCTCACGACCAGGTCGAACCCCGTGAAGCTGAACCGCTCGATCGCGGTCGGGAAGAGCGGCAGGTAGTGCCGGTAGGCCCGCCGCACGAACGGCAGGTGCTGCGTGAAGGCCGTGTGGATGGGCCGGGCCTCGATGAGGGGCGAGACCGACCCGGGCACGTGCACGAGGGTGAAGAGCTCGGCGGCCGGGAAGAGCTCGCACAGGCGTTCGAGCACCTTCTCGCCGCCCCGCATGCCGGTGAGCCAGTCGTGGACGAGCGCGACGCGCATCACGCGGCTCCGAGCACCTGCCGGTAGACCTCCAGCGTGCGGGCCGTGGCCCGCGTCCACGAGAAGTCCTGCACGCGGGCGCGGCCACGGACGACGAGGTCTCGCCGCAGGTCCTCGTCGGTGAGCGCGCGGCGCAGGCCCTCGGCGATGGCGCCGACGTCGTACGGATCGACCAGCAGGGCGGCATCTCCGGCCACCTCCGGCAGCGACGAGACGTTCGAGGTCACGACCGGCGTGCCGTTGGCCATCGCCTCGAGCGGGGGCAGGCCGAAGCCCTCGTAGAGGGAGGGGAAGGCGAAGACACGGGCGAGCCGGTAGAAGATGACGAGCGTGGGCGCCGGCTGGAAGCCGAAGAACCGCACGTGCTTGTCGAGGCGGTGCCGGTGCACGGCATGGCGGACCGTCGGGTGCTTCGACGTCTCGTCGCCGATCACGACCAGCTTGAGGTCGTCCGGCCCCTCCGCGCGGACCGCGGCGAAGGCCGCGATCAGCCGCTCGAGGTTCTTGTGCGGCTTGATGTTGCCCACGTACAGGACGAACGGATGCGTGAGCTGGAAGCGCTGCCGGACCCGTTCGACCGCCTCCTC encodes the following:
- a CDS encoding UDP-glucuronic acid decarboxylase family protein → MKRVVITGAAGFIGSHLSDALLDRGYAVVGIDNLLTGDLANIAHIKNRPFEFIKHDVTNYINVEGPVDYVLHWASPASPIDYLELPIPTLKVGALGTHNALGLAKAKGARFVIASTSEVYGDPLEHPQKESYWGNVNPIGPRGVYDEAKRFAEAITTAYHRYHGLDAKIVRIFNTYGPRMRVKDGRAVPAFMSQALLNEDVTVFGDGSQTRSFCYVSDLVDGIIRLMESSVNEPVNIGNPAEMTIRQIAETIIEMTGSTSRIVYKPLPVDDPKVRRPDITRARTLLGWEPKVDLREGLTHTIDYFRAKVL
- a CDS encoding undecaprenyl-phosphate glucose phosphotransferase; amino-acid sequence: MVKRFNRLLVALHVLTDAAIGVVAFLLAYLLRFDSGLFPVPKGQPPFTQYLDVLPFIAAVVPLGFHLQGLYRLRRGRSRIDVFFNVLVGSVFAVVIGVVGTLYFQAYYVPDELKSRGAYEISQLVWAIFLVNIIVLGYLARKFVREFMERRWTAGLGLRRILIAGSGELGRMVADRMFEHRELGYVVVGFVDDRAGGDHLGYRGVPLLGTLAEAPEIAVREQVDHLYIALPMEEHVKMLDLVEGASRECLDVKVVPDLLQFIALRARLEDLDGLPVINVNDVPLQGINAFVKRALDIVISTGALAVMALPGLVIAWLIKRSSPGPVFYSQERMGLDGRAFTVYKFRTMPIDAEHDTGPVWADENDSRATGVGRWLRRMDLDEWPQFVNVLKGEMSIVGPRPERPYFVEQFKHRIPQYMLRHKVKAGITGWAQVNGWRGNTSLEKRIEYDLYYIENWSVSLDLKIMWLTLVRGLFSQRPAY
- a CDS encoding glycosyltransferase, whose protein sequence is MRVALVHDWLTGMRGGEKVLERLCELFPAAELFTLVHVPGSVSPLIEARPIHTAFTQHLPFVRRAYRHYLPLFPTAIERFSFTGFDLVVSCSHCVAKSVVAPAGVPHVCYCLTPMRYAWDQFDAYFGPEKVGRLASAALRPVMARLARWDQATSGRPSRYLAISQYVARRIRLYYNRESAVVFPPVDTEFFTPGAPESGRALVVVSALVPYKRLELAIDAAHRAGLPLDIIGDGPERAGLERRAAALGGSIRLLGRLDDDAVRAHYRSAIAVLLPGEEDFGIVPVEAQAAGRPVVALARGGATETVVHGETGLLVEGDDTDSWAQALARAAATSWDGPRIRAHAERFGHERFRDEFRRAVDEVLQAAPGTRW
- a CDS encoding glycosyltransferase family 1 protein, giving the protein MRIAIDARKLHDFGIGTYIRNLVTEIGAQDPSSHYVILTRPEDVGTAAAAGPNFEAVVETARPYSVGEQWRIPRAVARVRADLLHEPHYVLPMLTRCRTVVTIHDCIHLRFPEYLPNRSAFAYAHAMIRLAAKKADRVLTVSEASKRDILHYTGLAPDQVEVVYNGIDARFTAVPDEEAVERVRQRFQLTHPFVLYVGNIKPHKNLERLIAAFAAVRAEGPDDLKLVVIGDETSKHPTVRHAVHRHRLDKHVRFFGFQPAPTLVIFYRLARVFAFPSLYEGFGLPPLEAMANGTPVVTSNVSSLPEVAGDAALLVDPYDVGAIAEGLRRALTDEDLRRDLVVRGRARVQDFSWTRATARTLEVYRQVLGAA